In the genome of Neodiprion pinetum isolate iyNeoPine1 chromosome 2, iyNeoPine1.2, whole genome shotgun sequence, one region contains:
- the LOC124211471 gene encoding fatty-acid amide hydrolase 2 isoform X3: protein MLNAVTKRIIRGLLFCLYCLMSPVILYRALGSRKRCSLVRNKLLLLSATDLAKKIREQQITSEEVVTAYITRCRDVNPVINAIVETRYDLAIQEAREADKMIRLGHKSLDEIARDTPLLGIPITVKGSIAVQGMNHAAGRKWPEIPRALCDADAVQRVREAGGIVLLVSNTPELCMCWETYNNVTGMTVNPYDTRRTAGGSSGGEAALLGSAASLLSLSSDIGGSARLPAMFCGIFGHKPTPGFVSTNGHMPGSNDKAWPNFFTLGPMVRYAEDLPLLLKAMCQSSGSKLKLDDKVPLRDINFFYMEDDCGSGATSSIDRDIKRAIRRLIEHLNSLQDVMVQKAELTDMKYSFEVMAAILLHIDGVESIYSKKSNPQEWKSVTVEILRYLCCMSPHTFPSILYGVLKKVDNATPQTYFKMVEKNAAIKKQFADLLGDNGVLIYPTFVSAAHYPYEIYHKVCNVSYLAIFNSLGLPVTQCPLGFNRNGLPIGVQIVANPGCDHLTLSVAREIERAFGGWQQPTTGEKV, encoded by the exons ATGCTTAATGCGGTGACAAAGCGAATCATACGTGGACTATTGTTTTGCCTCTATTGCCTTATGAGCCCGGTGATACTCTATCGAGCTCTAGGATCACGGAAGCGATGTTCACTTGTCCGCAACAAATTGCTACTTCTGTCCGCCACTGACCTCGCCAAAAAGATTCGCGAACAACAG ATCACAAGTGAGGAAGTCGTGACGGCCTATATCACAAGATGCAGAGACGTGAATCCCGTGATCAACGCAATCGTCGAAACGCGGTACGATCTTGCCATTCAAGAGGCTAGGGAAGCTGACAAGATGATACGCCTGGGTCACAAGAGCCTCGATGAAATCGCACGGGATACTCCGCTTCTGGGGATTCCCATTACGGTCAAAGGGAGTATTGCTGTGCAGG gTATGAACCATGCAGCCGGAAGGAAGTGGCCAGAGATTCCACGAGCTTTGTGCGACGCGGATGCGGTGCAAAGAGTGCGAGAGGCTGGAGGCATTGTGCTTCTTGTGAGCAACACACCGGAATTGTGCATGTGCTGGGAGACATACAACAATGTGACTGGGATGACGGTGAATCCCTACGATACAAGGAGAACGGCAGGTGGTTCATCAGGGGGTGAG GCTGCCCTGCTCGGCTCCGCAGCATCGCTTCTAAGTCTCTCCTCCGATATTGGAGGCTCGGCTCGACTTCCAGCCATGTTTTGCGGAATATTTGGTCACAAACCTACACCAg GTTTCGTTTCAACGAATGGGCACATGCCAGGATCAAACGATAAAGCCTggcctaattttttcaccttggGACCAATGGTCAGATACGCTGAGGACTTGCCACTACTACTGAAGGCCATGTGCCAAAGTAGCggatcaaaattaaaattggacGATAAG GTACCATTGAGAGACATAAACTTCTTCTACATGGAAGACGACTGCGGTTCTGGAGCAACAAGCTCTATAGACCGAGATATAAAACGAGCGATTCGACGGCTGATTGAACACCTCAATTCCCTACAGGATGTAATGGTGCAAAAG GCAGAGTTGACGGACATGAAGTACTCATTCGAAGTGATGGCCGCGATTCTTTTGCACATCGATGGAGTTGAGAGCATTTATAGCAAGAAATCAAATCCCCAA GAGTGGAAAAGCGTCACTGTAGAGATTCTGAGGTACCTTTGCTGCATGTCCCCTCATACGTTTCCCAGCATATTGTACGGGGTTCTTAAAAAGGTTGATAATGCAACGCCGCAGACCTATTTCAAGATGGTTGAAAAGAATGCAGCCATAAAGAAGCAGTTTGCG GACCTACTCGGTGATAATGGTGTTCTAATCTATCCTACATTTGTGTCGGCCGCCCATTATCCCTACGAGATATACCACAAGGTCTGCAACGTATCATATTTGGCAATTTTCAACTCCCTCGGACTTCCAGTAACGCAATGTCCTCTGGGGTTTAACAGAAACGGATTACCGATCGGTGTCCAg ATTGTTGCAAATCCCGGATGTGATCACCTCACACTTTCCGTAGCGCGGGAAATTGAAAGAGCATTCGGCGGATGGCAACAACCAACAACAGGCGAGAAAGTTTGA
- the LOC124211471 gene encoding fatty-acid amide hydrolase 2 isoform X1, with product MSTHDLWLCSKSHQYVNYSYQLRYLAIRQLFTEMLNAVTKRIIRGLLFCLYCLMSPVILYRALGSRKRCSLVRNKLLLLSATDLAKKIREQQITSEEVVTAYITRCRDVNPVINAIVETRYDLAIQEAREADKMIRLGHKSLDEIARDTPLLGIPITVKGSIAVQGMNHAAGRKWPEIPRALCDADAVQRVREAGGIVLLVSNTPELCMCWETYNNVTGMTVNPYDTRRTAGGSSGGEAALLGSAASLLSLSSDIGGSARLPAMFCGIFGHKPTPGFVSTNGHMPGSNDKAWPNFFTLGPMVRYAEDLPLLLKAMCQSSGSKLKLDDKVPLRDINFFYMEDDCGSGATSSIDRDIKRAIRRLIEHLNSLQDVMVQKAELTDMKYSFEVMAAILLHIDGVESIYSKKSNPQEWKSVTVEILRYLCCMSPHTFPSILYGVLKKVDNATPQTYFKMVEKNAAIKKQFADLLGDNGVLIYPTFVSAAHYPYEIYHKVCNVSYLAIFNSLGLPVTQCPLGFNRNGLPIGVQIVANPGCDHLTLSVAREIERAFGGWQQPTTGEKV from the exons ATGTCCACACACGACTTATGGTTATGCTCGAAGTCCCACCAGTACGTCAATTACTCCTACCAACTACGTTACTTGGCAATACGACAGCTGTTTACG GAGATGCTTAATGCGGTGACAAAGCGAATCATACGTGGACTATTGTTTTGCCTCTATTGCCTTATGAGCCCGGTGATACTCTATCGAGCTCTAGGATCACGGAAGCGATGTTCACTTGTCCGCAACAAATTGCTACTTCTGTCCGCCACTGACCTCGCCAAAAAGATTCGCGAACAACAG ATCACAAGTGAGGAAGTCGTGACGGCCTATATCACAAGATGCAGAGACGTGAATCCCGTGATCAACGCAATCGTCGAAACGCGGTACGATCTTGCCATTCAAGAGGCTAGGGAAGCTGACAAGATGATACGCCTGGGTCACAAGAGCCTCGATGAAATCGCACGGGATACTCCGCTTCTGGGGATTCCCATTACGGTCAAAGGGAGTATTGCTGTGCAGG gTATGAACCATGCAGCCGGAAGGAAGTGGCCAGAGATTCCACGAGCTTTGTGCGACGCGGATGCGGTGCAAAGAGTGCGAGAGGCTGGAGGCATTGTGCTTCTTGTGAGCAACACACCGGAATTGTGCATGTGCTGGGAGACATACAACAATGTGACTGGGATGACGGTGAATCCCTACGATACAAGGAGAACGGCAGGTGGTTCATCAGGGGGTGAG GCTGCCCTGCTCGGCTCCGCAGCATCGCTTCTAAGTCTCTCCTCCGATATTGGAGGCTCGGCTCGACTTCCAGCCATGTTTTGCGGAATATTTGGTCACAAACCTACACCAg GTTTCGTTTCAACGAATGGGCACATGCCAGGATCAAACGATAAAGCCTggcctaattttttcaccttggGACCAATGGTCAGATACGCTGAGGACTTGCCACTACTACTGAAGGCCATGTGCCAAAGTAGCggatcaaaattaaaattggacGATAAG GTACCATTGAGAGACATAAACTTCTTCTACATGGAAGACGACTGCGGTTCTGGAGCAACAAGCTCTATAGACCGAGATATAAAACGAGCGATTCGACGGCTGATTGAACACCTCAATTCCCTACAGGATGTAATGGTGCAAAAG GCAGAGTTGACGGACATGAAGTACTCATTCGAAGTGATGGCCGCGATTCTTTTGCACATCGATGGAGTTGAGAGCATTTATAGCAAGAAATCAAATCCCCAA GAGTGGAAAAGCGTCACTGTAGAGATTCTGAGGTACCTTTGCTGCATGTCCCCTCATACGTTTCCCAGCATATTGTACGGGGTTCTTAAAAAGGTTGATAATGCAACGCCGCAGACCTATTTCAAGATGGTTGAAAAGAATGCAGCCATAAAGAAGCAGTTTGCG GACCTACTCGGTGATAATGGTGTTCTAATCTATCCTACATTTGTGTCGGCCGCCCATTATCCCTACGAGATATACCACAAGGTCTGCAACGTATCATATTTGGCAATTTTCAACTCCCTCGGACTTCCAGTAACGCAATGTCCTCTGGGGTTTAACAGAAACGGATTACCGATCGGTGTCCAg ATTGTTGCAAATCCCGGATGTGATCACCTCACACTTTCCGTAGCGCGGGAAATTGAAAGAGCATTCGGCGGATGGCAACAACCAACAACAGGCGAGAAAGTTTGA
- the LOC124211471 gene encoding fatty-acid amide hydrolase 2 isoform X2, whose protein sequence is MNLALSFITLLFTEQQFDFEEMLNAVTKRIIRGLLFCLYCLMSPVILYRALGSRKRCSLVRNKLLLLSATDLAKKIREQQITSEEVVTAYITRCRDVNPVINAIVETRYDLAIQEAREADKMIRLGHKSLDEIARDTPLLGIPITVKGSIAVQGMNHAAGRKWPEIPRALCDADAVQRVREAGGIVLLVSNTPELCMCWETYNNVTGMTVNPYDTRRTAGGSSGGEAALLGSAASLLSLSSDIGGSARLPAMFCGIFGHKPTPGFVSTNGHMPGSNDKAWPNFFTLGPMVRYAEDLPLLLKAMCQSSGSKLKLDDKVPLRDINFFYMEDDCGSGATSSIDRDIKRAIRRLIEHLNSLQDVMVQKAELTDMKYSFEVMAAILLHIDGVESIYSKKSNPQEWKSVTVEILRYLCCMSPHTFPSILYGVLKKVDNATPQTYFKMVEKNAAIKKQFADLLGDNGVLIYPTFVSAAHYPYEIYHKVCNVSYLAIFNSLGLPVTQCPLGFNRNGLPIGVQIVANPGCDHLTLSVAREIERAFGGWQQPTTGEKV, encoded by the exons atgaatCTCGCGCTAagttttattacgttattgtTTACGGAACAGCAGTTCGACTTTGAG GAGATGCTTAATGCGGTGACAAAGCGAATCATACGTGGACTATTGTTTTGCCTCTATTGCCTTATGAGCCCGGTGATACTCTATCGAGCTCTAGGATCACGGAAGCGATGTTCACTTGTCCGCAACAAATTGCTACTTCTGTCCGCCACTGACCTCGCCAAAAAGATTCGCGAACAACAG ATCACAAGTGAGGAAGTCGTGACGGCCTATATCACAAGATGCAGAGACGTGAATCCCGTGATCAACGCAATCGTCGAAACGCGGTACGATCTTGCCATTCAAGAGGCTAGGGAAGCTGACAAGATGATACGCCTGGGTCACAAGAGCCTCGATGAAATCGCACGGGATACTCCGCTTCTGGGGATTCCCATTACGGTCAAAGGGAGTATTGCTGTGCAGG gTATGAACCATGCAGCCGGAAGGAAGTGGCCAGAGATTCCACGAGCTTTGTGCGACGCGGATGCGGTGCAAAGAGTGCGAGAGGCTGGAGGCATTGTGCTTCTTGTGAGCAACACACCGGAATTGTGCATGTGCTGGGAGACATACAACAATGTGACTGGGATGACGGTGAATCCCTACGATACAAGGAGAACGGCAGGTGGTTCATCAGGGGGTGAG GCTGCCCTGCTCGGCTCCGCAGCATCGCTTCTAAGTCTCTCCTCCGATATTGGAGGCTCGGCTCGACTTCCAGCCATGTTTTGCGGAATATTTGGTCACAAACCTACACCAg GTTTCGTTTCAACGAATGGGCACATGCCAGGATCAAACGATAAAGCCTggcctaattttttcaccttggGACCAATGGTCAGATACGCTGAGGACTTGCCACTACTACTGAAGGCCATGTGCCAAAGTAGCggatcaaaattaaaattggacGATAAG GTACCATTGAGAGACATAAACTTCTTCTACATGGAAGACGACTGCGGTTCTGGAGCAACAAGCTCTATAGACCGAGATATAAAACGAGCGATTCGACGGCTGATTGAACACCTCAATTCCCTACAGGATGTAATGGTGCAAAAG GCAGAGTTGACGGACATGAAGTACTCATTCGAAGTGATGGCCGCGATTCTTTTGCACATCGATGGAGTTGAGAGCATTTATAGCAAGAAATCAAATCCCCAA GAGTGGAAAAGCGTCACTGTAGAGATTCTGAGGTACCTTTGCTGCATGTCCCCTCATACGTTTCCCAGCATATTGTACGGGGTTCTTAAAAAGGTTGATAATGCAACGCCGCAGACCTATTTCAAGATGGTTGAAAAGAATGCAGCCATAAAGAAGCAGTTTGCG GACCTACTCGGTGATAATGGTGTTCTAATCTATCCTACATTTGTGTCGGCCGCCCATTATCCCTACGAGATATACCACAAGGTCTGCAACGTATCATATTTGGCAATTTTCAACTCCCTCGGACTTCCAGTAACGCAATGTCCTCTGGGGTTTAACAGAAACGGATTACCGATCGGTGTCCAg ATTGTTGCAAATCCCGGATGTGATCACCTCACACTTTCCGTAGCGCGGGAAATTGAAAGAGCATTCGGCGGATGGCAACAACCAACAACAGGCGAGAAAGTTTGA
- the LOC124211470 gene encoding WD repeat-containing protein 3, which translates to MGLTKQYLRYVPAGNLNIIASPRCNTVFVTLEGQEGRFVAAGACEHVIIWDLRLGEKAQVLLGETSIATRLAASPNKRHLAVGYADGAVKTFDLRSGETISIFIGHRSEVTSLAYDNLGHRVASGSKDTDIIVWDIVAETGVCRLSGHKGSVTQVMFLAEHDIIISSSKDTFVKFWDLDTQHNFKTLVGHRSEVWGLTLAKEDKYLITGSNENELFVWKIYFADVSKNADAPLSLLTLNTSEEGDIDDARYPLRCEKIGSILRVGRGRIVSLGSDATSRVMACHGTDNTVEIFHFLPDDLVQTRLLKRQKKEKRKAAKEGKPVEEIETDSTLSLKNEIKRLPVIKASNKAKGLDLVLGKGGELRICICANNNSIELHSATIGDTDIESRLLRSLTTYGHRTDVRALCFSSDNLALATASGDSVKLWNRPSLACLRTVECGYALTACFAPGDRHLIVGLKDGKMLIIDIAAGDILEEIPAHSKELWSVVLYPDMRGVASGGGDGTVKFWNFELIEDPESETKAKLFSVLHTRTLKLEESVLAIRISPDSRLIAVALLDSTVKIFFLDTFKFFVSLYGHKLPVICMDISSDSTLIATGSADRNVKIWGLDFGDCHKSLFAHDDSVTGLAFVPKTHYFFTCGKDGKVKQWDADIFQKIITLQGHSGEAWNCAVSPNGIYVSSCGSDKVVRLYERSAEPLVLEDEAEEEREKLDNDLATGETSAVQGQKAQSLPSRKTVNSEKAAELILECLEVSKQYEEQLAEVVPANPLPPVPPLMQAYSCSTTEDFLLETVKRVRASELEEALLLLPYSAVCEILKILPKLLKGDYQTELVSRLTISLVHAHHGPIVTSKELLTTLEMIKNLSLERITTLRDTVGYNLYGMAYTQRAIEEREGVQLFKDATKSRKQKNKVRRNKERALKRAIMTL; encoded by the exons ATGGGTTTGACAAAACAGTATTTGAGGTATGTACCAGCcggaaatttaaatatcatcGCAAGTCCGAGATGCAATACCGTATTTGTAACCTTGGAGGGTCAGGAGGGTAGATTCGTAGCCGCTGGTGCTTGCGAGCATGTTATTATCTGGGACCTCCGTCTTGGAGAAAAG GCACAAGTTTTATTGGGTGAGACTTCAATTGCCACTCGGCTAGCTGCATCGCCAAACAAACGACATCTTGCTGTCGGTTATGCGGATGGGGCAGTTAAAACGTTTGATCTCCGCTCTGGAGAAACGATCAGCATATTTATTGGACATCGATCTGAAGTCACATCGTTGGCTTATGATAACTTAGGCCACCGAGTCGCCTCTGGATCTAAG gATACGGACATTATAGTTTGGGACATAGTGGCAGAGACTGGGGTATGTCGTTTGTCTGGTCATAAGGGTAGTGTCACCCAAGTAATGTTCCTAGCAGAACATGACATAATTATTAGCTCGAGCAAAGATACCTTTGTTAAATTCTGGGATTTGGATACTCAGCACAATTTCAAAACACTCGTTGGACACAGATCAGAG GTCTGGGGCTTGACCCTAGCCAAGGAAGATAAATATTTGATCACAGGATCCAATGAAAACGAATTGTTTGTATGGAAGATATATTTTGCTGATGTCAGCAAGAATGCAGATGCTCCTCTAAGCTTACTGACATTGAATACAAGCGAAGAAGGAGATATAGATGACGCG AGATATCCACTGCGATGCGAAAAAATTGGTAGTATTCTAAGGGTTGGTCGTGGACGAATAGTTTCTTTGGGTTCCGATGCCACAAGTCGTGTAATGGCGTGTCATGGAACAGATAACACTGTCGAAATATTCCACTTTTTGCCTGACGACCTCGTGCAGACAAGGCTGctaaaaagacaaaaaaaggaaaaacgaaaGGCTGCGAA GGAAGGAAAGCCAGTAGAAGAAATTGAGACGGACTCAACATTgtctttgaaaaatgaaattaagcGTCTCCCAGTGATCAAAGCTTCAAACAAAGCCAAAGGACTTGATCTGGTTTTGGGCAAAGGAGGAGAACTCAGG ATCTGCATTTGCGCCAATAACAACAGTATTGAACTCCATTCAGCAACTATTGGTGACACGGATATCGAGTCTAGGCTTCTGAGGTCTCTTACAACCTATGGTCATCGGACAGACGTCAGAGCATTATGCTTTAGCTCTGATAACTTAGCTTTAGCCACGGCTAGTGGTGATTCAGTGAAATTATGGAATAG ACCTTCGCTTGCCTGTTTGAGAACAGTAGAATGTGGTTACGCATTGACTGCTTGTTTTGCACCTGGGGATAGGCATCTAATTGTTGGATTGAAGGATGGCAAAATGCTGATAATTGACATTGCCGCTGGTGATATTCTTGAGGAAATTCCAGCTCACAGTAAAGAACTGTGGAGTGTCGTTCTCTACCCCGATATG AGAGGTGTGGCTAGTGGAGGCGGCGATGGAACTGTCAAGTTTTGGAACTTTGAGCTGATTGAAGATCCTGAGAGCGAGACTAAAGCCAAGCTTTTCTCCGTCCTGCACACTAGAACCCTAAAGCTCGAGGAAAGCGTCTTAGCAATCAGAATCAGTCCTGATAGCAGATTAATTGCTGTCGCCTTACTAGATTCCACCGTGaagattttctttttggaTACATTTAAG ttCTTCGTATCCTTGTATGGTCACAAGCTCCCAGTGATATGTATGGACATATCAAGTGATTCTACTCTGATTGCAACTGGCTCTGCAGATCGGAATGTTAAAATTTGGGGTCTTGACTTTGGGGATTGTCATAAATCGCTATTCGCTCATGACGATTCAGTGACGGGTCTGGCGTTTGTTCCAAAAACACACTACTTTTTCACTTGTGGCAAAGACGGAAAGGTCAAACAGTGGGAtgcagatatttttcaaaaaattatcaccTTACAG GGTCACTCAGGTGAAGCCTGGAACTGTGCAGTTTCTCCAAATGGCATTTATGTTTCATCATGTGGATCAGACAAGGTCGTTAGATTATATGAACGTTCTGCAGAGCCTTTAGTTCTGGAAGATGAAGCTgaagaggagagagaaaagttGGACAATGATTTAGCTACGGGAGAAACAAGTGCGGTTCAGGGCCAGAAGGCGCAATCATTGCCTTCCAGGAAAACTGTAAACAGCGAAaaagcg gCCGAGTTAATACTAGAATGTCTGGAAGTATCTAAACAGTATGAAGAACAATTGGCAGAAGTCGTACCTGCGAATCCTTTACCTCCTGTGCCACCCCTGATGCAGGCTTATTCATGTTCTACTACAGAAGATTTCCTTTTGGAAACTGTGAAACGCGTTCGAGCAAG TGAGTTGGAGGAAGCTTTGTTGCTTTTACCGTACTCAGCAGTGTGTGAAATTCTAAAGATCCTGCCAAAACTTTTAAAAGGGGATTATCAGACTGAGCTAGTATCAAGATTGACTATTAGCCTGGTTCACGCTCATCATGGGCCGATTGTGACAAGTAAAGAATTGTTGACAACGTTggagatgataaaaaatctgaGCTTGGAAAGGATAACCACGTTAAGG GATACAGTCGGATACAACTTGTATGGCATGGCGTACACTCAACGTGCTATCGAAGAACGTGAGGGTGTCCAGTTGTTCAAAGACGCGACAAAGTCGCGGAAACAGAAGAACAAAGTGAGACGAAACAAGGAGAGGGCTTTGAAAAGGGCAATTATGACTCTGTag